The DNA window CGGTACGTCGTCGGAACCAACGGCCGGCCAAACGTCCGGCAGCGATCCGCCGAGTCGGAATCCGATCCCGGCCCGGCGGACGGCTCGGAGTTCCGGTCACCTGCGGATCCAGCGTCTCCCGCCGAGCGCGAGCCGGTCGCCGGCGGGGACGACGCGGGCGGTGTGAGCAGTGCGGGCGGCTCCACGGGCGGGGACGCGGATGTCGACCGCCAAGCCGTGAGCCGGTGGCTGGCCGAGTCCTTCGACGGCGACGGCTTCGACTACGGCGTCGACGTGACGCTCCACGCGAACGGCTCGACCGCCCGCAACCGTATGGTCTCGAACGACGTGACCGCGACGTTCGACACCACCCTCTCGTGGTTCGTCGCCAACGCCGGACCGGGAACCGACCCGGCCGAGGCGCTCGGCCTGCTGCTCGTCGCCGCCGACACGCCGATCGACCTGCCGCCGGTGGTGATCAAGCGGTTCGCGGCGAGCCAGGGTCTCTCCGCCGACGACTCCATCGGCGAGTTGATCCGGGCCGCCGAGGACGCCGGCGGCTTCCGGATCGAGTGAGATCGGGCGATCAGTTGGTCGCGGTCTATTCTAACGCACTGAACACCGCCAAAGCCCCAGCCGTGAGGACTCGCGCGGCTCGTTGTCGTTCGAGACGGCTTCGCCGTCTCGTGATGACGAGAGAGCGAAGCTCTCTCGAACCACGGTCCTCGCTCAGTCGCTATCGCTCCTTCGCTGCGGTGCTTCCTTCGCCGTGCTTCGTCCTCACGGCAGCGAGGCGCTACGCGCCTCTGGAAGCCGGCGGCGTTGCCGCCGGCGACTGCCCCTTTGAGTCCCACCCAACCGCTCCGCACAGCACCTCACGCCTCCCCAGCCTCGTCGGCCGCCCTCCGCTTCGCTTCGGCCGGCCGACTCCCTCGCGTTCCGGTCGCGGGCCTTCGGCTCACTCCCGGGCGCAGGGCGAGAGCGAAGCTCTCGCGTGAAGCCGGCGCGCAGCGCCGGCGACGCCAACCGCACCGCGTATCTATCTCGTCTTGAACTATAGCACGAAGAACAGCACTGCGCCGAGGATCACGAGGACCGCGTACAGCCCCGCCATCGCCTCGCGCTTGAACGTCCCGCCGACCGGCAGCCCGAGCAGCCGCCGGGTCGGCGGGAGGATCGCGATCCCGCCCAGAAGCAGGAACCACGCGCCGGGGTTCGTGATCTGCGTGAGCGCGATCACGATCGTCGCGTATCCGAGCACGTAGCTCCCGCGCCGCCACAGCTGCTCGCGCTCGGTGAGCTCCTCGGCCGCGACGCCGAAGACGTCGGCCGCGGTGACGTCGCCGCTTCCACCCCCGCCGGCTCCGCCAGTACCACTTCCCTTGCCCGACTCCGCGGCCATCTGCTTCGCCTGCCGCTTTACGTACTGGTCGAGCTCCTCGGCGGCCTCCTCGTTCTGCGGCGCGCCGCACTGCGAGCAGAACCGGGCGGAGTCGTCGATCGACGCTTCACAGCGGGGACAGGACTTCATCCTCATCGGAACGGCACCGCGGTCGGGCTTAACTCTTCGGTCCGTATCGCGGATCGACTACGATCTCGTTTCGTTCATTTGGGTCTTCGACCCCTCTATCGACGGTACACGACCGATCCGATAGTTTTCCGATCTGATAATCAGGGGGGCACGTTTTAGTCGGCACGCGGTCGAGTCGTCTCCATCGACTGGCGGCCCGCCGTCCGGCCGGCCGCGCGGACCACGCTAATGTCACAGCCACCCCTGCCCCCATCGACGAACGCGTCCGGTCTCTCGGACGACTCGCCCTCCCTCGACAGCGGATCTATCGGTGCGTCGCTTCTCCGTGGCGTTCTCCTCGTCGTCGTCCTCCTTGGCCTCCTACTCATCGGAACGATCCCGGTCGTCGGGATGTCTTCTCCCGCAGGTGAAGGGACGTCCGTTGACGCCGGAGCCGACGCGATGGCGCTCGACGCGGGAGCGGCAGACGGCCCGGCCACGATCAACGCCTCGTTCGGGTCTGACACGTACACCACGACAGCCGGTGATCTCGTCGAGATGACCGTGAGCGTCGAAGACGGGCCCAAGTACCTTCTCATCGGCGGGAATCGTTTGAGTGATCCGAACGTGCCGGTGGGGTTCGTCGACGTGATCGAGATTAACGGCGAGGGATCGATCAGTCTGACGCTCAACACCCGTACGGCCGGAACGGGGGTGGAGTACGTCTCCGTCACGAGTGAGGAAGGGAGCGCGTCAAGCTGCTCCGTCTCCAGCTGCTCGCTCGAGTTCATCGACGAAGACGGCGAGCCGGTCGGAAGTTCCCTCTCCGAGCTTCCGTCGAGGGCGGGTGCGGACGGATTGGTCCGCCCGCTCGCCTCAGAGCGCTACCGTCTATCGATCGTTGATAATGCGACGTTCACCGTCGACGAGACCGGTATCGTTGCTCCCGCAGCCGGCTCCAGTCGGGCGGATCTCGTCGTGATCGAGCCGGAACGACAGATGATGGAGGAAGTTGAGGTATTCACAACGATGCCGGCCGATCCGGAATCAGATTCTGGCATCGAGTCGATCGGTTCCTTGCGGAGCGCGGGCCTCGAGCGATCGGCCGTCACGAAGGGAGATCGCCTCGTGATCGGCGTCGAGGCCGCCGGGATCTGGGGTGCGATGTCACACCTCGCCGACGACCGGGATGCGGGACCGGTCACTGCTGGCGGGAACGCAACTGGTGCGATTCTCGCCGATCTTCTCACTGCTGAGGAGGGAATTCGCCTACGAATCGAGCAAACGAACCGACCCAATCACGCGACTCCGATCGGACCTGACGAACTCGAGGACGCCACGCTGATCTTCGAGTCGGCGAACGAACTCGAGTCGGCACCGGACGACCCGACCGCCGGCCGTCTCTATCTCGTGATCGACACGAGCGACGGGAACGCGATCGGCGACCGGCTCGATCCCGGCGAGGAGTATCGCGTCGAGTTCGGGCTCGAGGGAGTCGACGGCGAGCGGTATCGCTTTGCCGAGGATCCCGGTGCCGTCGACGCCGATCCTCCCTTCGCCGCCGCTTCCGTCGGCGACGACGGGACTCCCGAGCAGTTCCCGTACCTCTCGACCGACGAGACGGGCGTCTCCGCCGAGGCGACGTTCTCGGTCGAGGAGCGATACCTCCGGTACGACCACGTCACCGACGACGGCGAGATCCTCGTCGACGGCGAGGGCGTCACCGGAACCACCACGCTGTTGCCCGCAACCGAGCTGACGGCCGTGTTCGCCTACGACGGCGGCGAGACGCCGCGAACCTCGGAGTCGACGGTCCGGATCGATGACGGTGGAAACTTCAGCGTCGATCCGGGTATCGGCGAGGCGAAGCCCGGCGATCGTCTAACCGTCGATCTGTACGCCGATTCGATACCCTACGACAGCAGGACGGCGATCGTCGTCGCGGACGCCGAGGAGCCGGACCGGCTGCGGCTCGCCAACGAGACGACCGATCTCAACGTGACCCGCGGCGACACGCTCTCCGAGCTGTCCGTGACGGTTCGAAACGCCGGCGTCGTCGAGAACCGAGAACTCCTGTCGCTCGACGTCGCCGGCGGGGAACTGTACGAGGAGCGGTACGTGACCGTCGCTCCGGACGAGCCGGAAAACGAGACGTTCGACGGGACGACCGTCGATCTCGACCCCGGCACGTACTCGTACACGCTGGCGATCGACGGCGACGAGACGACGGGCACCCTGCGAGTCGAGCCCGATCCCGCGGTGACCCAGATCGACGACGGGACGGACGGCGGCGAGGCGGACGACGCGAACGGGACGGGGACCGGAAACGGAACCAACGTCGCGAACGGCACGGAGCCCGACGACACGGGATCCGGAAGCGAACCCGACTCCGGGAACGGAACGGACCCCGGAGACGGCACCGGGAGTGGGAACGACGCGGCGTCCGGAGACGACGCGGACTCCGGAAACGACGGTGAAACCGCGAACGGCACCGCGGCCGGAGCCGAACCCGCTCCCGACGGAAACGACGGCGACAACCCGGGAACTCCCGCCGGGCCGGCGTCGACTCCCCTCATTCCGGTCGGCACCCGCGAGGCGTTCGGCGGGACGGTCGTCGTGGGCGCGACGTACCTGATCGGTCACTGGGTGTGAGCGTCGGCCGCGCGCCGATCGCGTATCGATCGCGCGCCGCTCGGCGACCGTTCTCAACGATGAGAACCGCGGGCGAGCGGTTAAGTGGACGCCTGCGCCGAGTTCGTGTATATGGCGACGCGCGTGCTCATCGCGGACGATTCGGAGTTCATGCGGAACCTGCTCCGTGAGATACTCGAGGGGGAGTTCGAGATCGTCGGCGAGGCGGAGAACGGGGTGGAAGCGGTGAACATGTACGACGAACACGGCCCCGACCTCGTGATGATGGACATCGTGATGCCCATCCGCGACGGGATCGAGGCGACGACGGAGATCAAAGGCGACGATCCGGAGGCGACGGTTATCATGTGTACGAGCGTCGGCCAGGAGGAGAAGATGAAGGCGGCGATCAAGGCCGGCGCGGAGGGGTACATCACGAAGCCGTTTCAGAAGCCGAACGTCCTCGACGCCATCGGGTCGGCGGTCTGATGCGCGTCGACGTTCGAGCGCTCGGCGCGTGTAACCGGCTCGCGGAACGCGGCGCCGAACGCGCCGCCAACGCGCTGGGCGAGCTGACGGGGTCGGACCTCGCGGTCGAGGTGACGGGCGCGAGCGTCGCCACCGGCGAGGACCTCGCGGAGGCGTTCGCCGGCCGCGAGTCGATCGGCGTGCGGGTCGGGCTCGACGGCGGCCTCGAGGGCGCGGCCGTGCTCGCGTTCGACGCCGAGCAGATCGACGGGCTGCTCTCGGTGTTACCCGGCGGCGCGTCGATGGGTCGGAGCGCGGTGACGGAGGTCGGCAACATCGCGCTCGGCGGCTTCCTCGACGGCTGGGCCAACTACCTCGGGCGGGCGATCGACATGACCCCGCCGCGCTACTTCGAGGCCGACGGCGCGGCGGTCCTGCCGGACGGCGCGCTCGCCGGGGACGGCGTCTTCCTCTTCGAGAGCCGGCTCGACGCGACGGGGACCGACCTCGACTTCTCGATCTACATGCTGCCCGACTCGGGGCCCTTCCGCGACCTCGTGGTCGGGAAGACCGCCGCGGCGGCGACCGCGGGCGCGGAGGGTGCCGGCGGCTCCGCCGGGGGCACGAGCGCCACTGCGGTCCCGTACGAGTCGCTCTCGACGTTCGCGTCGCTGGCGAAGCGCGGCTCGGCGAACGCCGCCGACAACATCGCCATGATGACCGGCCTCGAGACCACCGTCGACGTGAGCCGGCTCCGGTTCGTCCCGCTCGCGGACGTGCCGAGCGAGGTCGGGACGGAGCCGCACGCGGGGACGGTGTTTGAGCTTCGGGGCGAGCCGAGCGGCTACCTCGCGATCCTCTTCTCGGAGGAGTCGGCGGCCGCGATCGCCGAGGCGATGCTCCCGATGGAGCCGGACGAGCCGCTCGGCGACATGGCCGAGAACGCGCTCTGTGAGCTCGGCAACGTGATGACGAGCGGCTTCATCGACGGCTGGGCGAACGTCCTCGGCACGTCCATCTCGCACTCGCCGCCGGAGTTCGTCCACGACATCGGGTCGGCGACGGTCAGCCCGCTCGTCGCCTCGCTGAGCCGGCGTCAGGACTACGGCTTCGTCATCGACGCCGCCATCCGGACGGAGGGGGTCCAGGCGCGGTGTGACGTGTACGCGCTCCCCGACGAGCGCGAACTGGCGGCGGCGCTGGAGCGACTCTCCGGGACATGACCCACCTCACGCCGTCGGGAGACGGGACCGCTCCGGACCGGGGCGATCCCCCCCGACGCGTGAAGGTCGGCGTCGGCGACCTCGCCGTCGCGAGCGACGGGGCCACGCTGACGACGAGCGGGCTCGGCTCCTGCGTCGCGATCGCGATCGTCGACCCGGAGACCGACACGCGCGGACTCCTCCACGCGATGCTCCCGTCCGCCGACGGGGACGCCTCCCGCACGCCCCGTCCGGCGAAGTACGTCGACGCGGGGCTCGACGCGCTCCTCGACGAGCTGGCGTCGGCCGGCGCGTCGCCCGGTCGGCTCGAGGCGCGGCTCGTCGGCGGCGCGGAGATGCTCGACCTCACGGCCGCGGTCGGTCCGCGGAACGTCGAACGCGCCCGCGAGAGCCTGGAGCGCGCCGGGATCCCGATCGTCGCCGCGGACGTCGGCGACGCCGTCGGCCGGACGGTGCGGTTCCTGTCCGGCGGCGACCTCGCCGTGCGGGCCGCGGACGGCTTCGAACGGACGCTGTAGGGGCCGCCGGGGGCGCTCCCGTCCCGCGCGTGTTCTCACGCCTGATATTTTGAGGGGTGGGTTGAAGTGTCGTCTGGCGGTTGCTGTGATCAATGGGCCTCGAACTATCGGCGTGGGGCGTCTCGACGGTCGCTTGGACAGTCGCCACGCTGGGGCTCGTCGGTGCGAGCGTTCTCGACCGGTTCCTCGACGACGACGGCGACGACGCGGACGGTGGCGACGAGGTCTTCGGCGGCGGAACAGGAGGAGGCGGCGGCATGGCCGGTGGTATGGGAGGCGGCGACGGGATGGGCGGTGGCGGTATGGGGGGAGGCGGTGGCGGTATGGGGGAGGCGGTGGCGGTATGGAGGGAGGCGACGGAATGGGTGGCGGGATGGGCGGCGGCGGCTTCGACGACTTCGACGGGATGGACGAGTGGGACGACGACTTCGGCGACGGCGGGGACGGGAGCGGCTCCGGCACCGACGAGCTGGAGAAGCGGCTCGACGACCTCGAGGCGGAGGTCGCCACCCTCTCCTCGACGGTGTCGACGGTGCGCTCGGAGAACGAGGAGATCTCCGCCGCGGTCGACGACATCGAGGAGGACGTTCGGAACCTCCTCGACATCTACGAGATGGTCACCCGCGGGATCAACCCCTTCGTCGACGAGTCCGGCGGCTTCAACGGCGGCGGTGCCGCGGAGAACTCCTTCGGCCTCTTCGACGACGACGGCGACGACGAGGCCGAAGCGGAGCTCGACGACGACGTCGCGAGCGCGGACGCGGACGGGTTCTTCGACGAGGAGCTGCTCGACGACGACCTCGAGGACGACTTCGACGACCTCGAGGAGGCGGACGACGGGGGCGAATCGAGCGGCGAACCGGACGACGGCGAACCCGCCGACGCCGCGTCCGAGACCGACCCGGCGGAGGAAGACGACGACATGAACGACGACGGAAAGAGCTTCAGCGAACTCAAAGAGGAGTACGACGCCGGGGAGGCCGACTGGGCCGACGACGCCGGCGACGAGACGGCGTCCGGGGAGGACGCCTTCGAGGACGGGACGGACCCGTTCGACGACGACTTCGACGACGACTTCGAGGACGGCATCGGCAACGACGGCCTCGACGAGGACTCCCGAGACGGGATCGGATCCGACGCCGACGGGGAGTTCGAGGACGACGCCGTCGAGACGCAGCCGGGACCGGGGACGGATCCGCACGGGGAGTCCGCCGCCTCCCCCGGCCCGAAGCCGGGCGGCGACCCCGCCGAGGCGAACGGGGACGGCTTCGAGTACGTCGGCCGCGACGACCTCTCGGGCCGGCGCGGCAAGCCGTACCTCACCGAGCTGCCCGGCGACTACGTCGGCGACCTGCTCGTGATGGAGTGGCTGGAGTTCCTCGTCTCCGAGAGCGACGTCACCGACGCGGTGCGGGCGGTGAACTACTACGAGCGCATCGAGTGGGTCGGCTCCGACGCCGCCGCGCGGCTCCGCGACTTCCTCTCGGGCTTCGGCACGATCGACCGCAACCTCGTCGACCGGCCGGGAACCGACCGGCTCGTCCGCGAACACCACACGCGGAGTCTGCGGTACATCACCCAGCTCAACGGGACGGGCGGCCACCTCGTCCTCCTCGACCGATGGGACGACCTCGCGGGCGGATCGATGGTCGGCGGCGGACCGCCGGCCGCGCCCCGTGGCTCCCGTGGCCGGGACCGACGCGGAGCGCCGTCCAACGGAACCGCGGAGACCGCCGGAGAGCGGTCGAACGGGACGGATACGCGGGACGGAACCGGTCGTCGCTCGCGGACGGGCGACGGTCGCGGCCGGAACGGCGGGTCCCCCCGACCGATGAACGACCCGGATCCGCATCCCGACCGAGCCGACCCGGCGGACGGAGGGTGGGGAGATGGGCGTTAGCGTCTCGGCGTCGACGGCCATCATCGTCGCGGGGATGTTCTTCGCCTTTACCGCCTTCTACCCCGTCGCGGCCAACGGGTTCGACCGCGTCACCGAAGGCGAACGCGACGTCCACGAGCGGGCGCTCGAACGACAGAACACGGCCTTCTCCGTCGACTCCGCGACGTTCAACGCGAGCGGGAACGACCTGCTCGTGGTGAACGCGACCAACGAGGGCTCGGTCGGGCTCGTCGTCGTCGACGCCACGCTGGTCGTCGACAACGAGTACGTCGACGTCGCCGAGGCGACCACGACCGTCGACGGCGACGGCGACACGGACCTCTGGCTCGGCGGGGAGACGCTCTCGATCGAGGTCGACGCCACGTCGCTCGAGACGACGGTCACGAGCGACTCCCGCGTCGTGCTCGTCGTCGAGTCCGGCGTCAGGTCCGCCACGGGGGTGAGCGCGTAGATGGCGTCCGTTCCGGTCTCCCACCTCATCCTGTTCGTCGCCAGCCTCGTGATCGCCGCCGGCGTCGTCGGCACGGTCACCACCGGCGTCGACCGGGTGAGTTCGGCCGTCGAGGACGGCAGCCTCGACGCGACCCAGCAGCTCCGCACCGACGTGACGGTGATCTCGGATCCGAACGGCGGGGTGTACAACGGGACCGAGAACAACGTGACTCTTCTCGTGAAGAACACCGGTACACAGCGGCTGGCACCCGACGGCTCCGGGGTCGACGTCGTCTTCGACGGCCAGTACGTGCGGCCGGACGCGACGACCGGCGAGGTCGTCTCCGTCGACGGCGCGACCGCCTGGAGCCGCGGCGACGTGCTCCGGCTCACTATCGACCTCGACGTGGTCGGCGTCGACCCCGCGGGCGGGACGAGCGACCACCGAGTGTACCTCACGGTCAACGGTGACGAGGAGCTGTTCCGGTTCCGGGTGGAGGCGTAGATGCCCCGCGCCGACAACCTGCTGTCTCTGGGCTTAGGCGAGCGCGACCGGCTGAACAAGGAGCTCGGCGGCGGGATCCCCCGCGGGAGCATCGTGCTCGTCGAGGGCGACTACGGCGCGGGGAAGAGCGCGATGTCCCAGCGGTTCTCCTACGGGCTCGTCCAGGAGGGGGCGTCGGTGACGCTGATGTCGACGGAGCTCACCGTCCGCGGGTTCATCGACCAGATGCACTCGCTGGAGTACGACGTGGTGAAGCCGCTGTTGAACGAGGAGCTCCTCTTTTTACACGCCGACTTCGACTCCGGCGGGGCCTTCTCCGACGACGACGGCGAGCGCAAGGAGCTGCTCAAGCGGCTGATGAACGCGGAGGCGATGTGGAACTCCGACGTGATCTTCCTCGACACCTTCGACGCCATCTTCCGGAACGACCCCACCTTCGAGGCGCTCGTCCGGAAGAACGAGGAGCGACAGGCGGCACTCGAGATCATCTCCTTCTTCCGGGAGATCATCTCCCAGGGGAAGATCGTCGTCCTCACGGTCGACCCGTCCGCCGTCGACGACGACGCGATCGGGCCGTTCCGGTCGATCGCCGACGTCTTCATCCAGCTCCAGATGATCGAGGTCGGCAACGACATCCGCCGGCAGATCAACGTGAAACGCTTCGCGGGCATGGGCGAACAGGTCGGCGACACCATCGGCTTCTCCGTCCGATCGGGGACGGGGATCGTCATCGAGAGCCGCAGTGTCGCCTGAGGCGCCCGTCGAGGAAGCGTCCCCGTCGAGAACCGACATCACGAGACACGAACGATGACCGAACACGGCACCGCGAAACCGTCCGACGAGCTCCGGAAGGCCGCCATGCGCCGGCCGCACCTCCGGGAACACCTCAAGGAGTTCAAACAGATCACCGGGGAGTTCCCCCTCTTCATCGAGGAGCCGAAAAGCGAGTACGAGTCGAACCGGCCGAACGTGCTCTACCCCGTGGGCGGGCCGATCTACTGTCACGTGTACGGCGACCTCGGCCAGGAGACGAAGTACTACGCCATCGAGCCGGAGATGTCCGGGCCGCAGGCAACCGTCCTCGACCGGGTGAAGAACAAACTGCTCGCCGCAAGCGGCGACCACACCGCGCCGGCCTCCGAGGCCGAGTACGACGACCTCATCGAGGAGCTGCTGGAGGACGTCACCTACATCCAGAACGGTCGGACGGGCTGGAAGTCGACCGTCTCGAAGCTCCTCAACGTCGGGAAGCTGTCGGTCACCGAGGAGACCTACGAGAGCATCCGGTACCGGCTCAACCGCGACATCGTGGGGCTCGGCCCGCTCGAACCCGTGATGCGCGACCCGGCGAACGAGGACATCCACGTGATCGGCCCCCACGAGTGTCACGTCGATCACGGCACGTTCGGCATGCTCGAGACCACCGTCGACTTCGGGACGCCCCAGGAGTTCGACAACTGGCTTCGCAACATGGGCGAGCGGATCGGCGACCCGCTCTCCGACTCCGACCCCATCGTCGACTCGACGCTGCCGGACGGCTCGCGTATCAACATCATCTACTCCGACGACGTCTCGCTCAAGGGCTCCTCGCTCACGATCCGGCAGGGCGAGGACGTTCCGCTGTCGGTCAACCAGATCACCAACTGGGGGACGCTCTCGCCGCAGCTCGCGGCGTACCTCTGGCTCTGTCTGGAGAACGAACAGACCGTCTTCGTCGTCGGGGAGACCGCGTCCGGGAAGACGACGACGCTGAACGCCATCCTCTCGTACATCCCGCAGGACTCGAAGATATACACCGCCGAGGACACCGCGGAGGTCGTCCCGCCGCACAACACCTGGCAGCAGCTGTTGACCCGCGAGGGCGGCGGCGAGGGATCCTCCGATGTCGACATGTTCGACCTCGTCGCCGCCGCGCTGCGGTCTCGTCCCGACTACATCATCGTGGGCGAGGTCCGGGGCGCGGAGGGTCGCATGGCGTTCCAGGCGGCCCAGACGGGCCACCCGGTGATGTTGACGTTCCACGCCTCGGACATCGTCTCGATGATCCAGCGGTTCACCTCCGAGCCGATCAACGTCCCGGAGACGTTCATGGACAACGCCGACGTGGCGCTGTTCCAGAACCGGGTGAAACAGGGCGACGACGTGCTCCGGCGGGTGACGAGCGTCCAGGAGATCGAGGGGTACTCGAAGGAGATGGAGGGGGTCGTCACCCGCGAGGTGTTCAGCTGGGACCCCGTTGAGGACGAGATCGTCTTCCAGGGGATGAACAACTCCTACGTGTTAGAAGAGCAGATCGCGACGCTCCTGGGGTACGCGGACACCCGCGACATCTACGACGACCTCGAGTTCCGCGCGGAGCTGATAGAGCGGATGATCCAGGAGGGGATCTTGGGCTACCACGAGGTCAACGGGGCGATAGACGCCTTCCAGCGCGACGGCGTCGAGGGGCTCCCCTTCGAGATGCACCGGAACGTCAGGTGAGTTCACGCGTATGGACCAGGTGAGTCGATGAACGTGAAGGCGGCGGGAGACGGGCTCGCGACAGCGATGCGGCTCACGGAGGAGGTGCTCGACTCCTACGAGAAGCTCGACATCTCCAAGCGACAGTACGTCGGGTACGTGCTCGTCCCAGCGGTCGTCGTCTTCGCCGCCACCGTGGTCGGGGCGTTCGTCCTCCCCCTTCCCGTCGCCGCCCGGGTGCCGATCCCCATGTTCGGCGCGCTCACGCTCGTGTCGGCGGTCGTCTACCCGAAGATCTACCTCAGCGGCGTCGAGAACCGGATCGACAACCAGCTCCACCTCGTGATGACCCACATGACGGTGCTGTCGACGACGAACATCGACCGCATGGAGGTGTTCCGCACGCTGGCGCGCGAGGAGGAGTACGGGGTCGCGGCCGAGGAGATCGCCCGCGTCGTCCACCTCGTCGACACCTGGAACCAGAGCCTCGACGACGCGTGTCGCCGCCGCGCCAAGGAGGTCCCCTCCGACGCGATGGCCGACTTCTTCGACCGGCTCGGCTACACTCTCGGGGCCGGCCAGTCGCTCGAGGACTTCCTCGTCTCCGAACAGGACGTCATGCTCGCGAAGTACGAGACGCTCTACGAGTCGTCGCTGTCGAACCTGGAGGTGATGAAGGACCTGTACATGTCGATGATCCTCTCGATGACGTTCGCGTTGGTGTTCGCCATCGTGCTCCCGATCCTGACGGGCAACGACCCGACGGCGACGGTCGCGGCCGTCATCGTCCTCTTCGTCTTCGTCCAACTCGGCTTCTACGCGATGATCCGGGCGACCTCGCCGTACGACCCGATCTGGTACCACCCCGAGGAGCGCGCGCCCGGCGACCTGAAGCTGTGGGCGTCGCTGGGGATCGGAGCCGGGCTCTCGTTTCTGCTCATCGGCTTCACCGCCGCCGGGATGTTCGGCTACGGCCCGGGACTTCCCGGCCTCCTCTTCTTCCTCGACGACGTGCGGCTCCCGCTGTACGTCGCGGTCCCGATCACCCCGCTTTTCCTGACCGGCGTGATCCTCCGGACCGAGGAGCGGGCCATCACCGCCCGCGACGCGGAGTTCCCCTCGTTCGTCCGGGCGCTCGGCGCGACCGAGAGCGCGAAGCAGTCGACGACCTCCGACGTGTTGACCACGCTCCGCGACAAGGACTTCGGCGCGCTCTCGCCGTCCATCACCCGGCTGTACCGCCGGCTCAACATGCGGATCAGCACCGAGGGGGCCTGGCGCGCCTTCTCGCGTGACACGCGGTCGTACCTCATCCAGAAGTTCTCCGAGATGTACCTCGTCGGCCGACGGATGGGCGGGGACCCGAAGCTGCTCGGCGAGCTGATCTCGGCGAACATGAACGCCGTCAACCAGCTCCGCGAGCAGCGCCGACAGTCGGCGGTGACGTTCATCGGACTCCTGTACGGGATCACGGCGGCGGCGACGTTCGCCTTCTTCATCGGGCTGGAGATCGTCGCCATCCTCGCGGACCTGACCGCGGACTTCGGGATCGACCAGATGGACATCGGCCAGATCGTCTACCCCGGCGCGTACGACATCCCGCTCATCGAGTACCTGCTCCTCACGGTCGTCCTCTTCAACGCCGCGCTCTCCTCGCAGATGATCCGCAAGATCGACGGCGGCAACCCCGCGAACGGCTACATCCACTTCGTACTGTTGACGTGGCTCGGTGCGGCGACCGCGATCGCGACCCGGACGCTCGTGAACGCGATCCTCTCGATCTGACGGGTCGGCTCGAGGTCGCTCCCGGCCTACGCGTCGAACAGCGTCGGCTCCGCCACGTCCGCCTCCGCCGCCTCCCGCCAGGAGTGATCCGGCTCCCAGCCGAACAGCGCCTCGGCCTTCGCGACCGCGTACGCGCCCCGGTCG is part of the Halorubrum aethiopicum genome and encodes:
- a CDS encoding DUF7500 family protein produces the protein MSDHDAPPADPDDLDFTDDENVVEIGEGRYVVGTNGRPNVRQRSAESESDPGPADGSEFRSPADPASPAEREPVAGGDDAGGVSSAGGSTGGDADVDRQAVSRWLAESFDGDGFDYGVDVTLHANGSTARNRMVSNDVTATFDTTLSWFVANAGPGTDPAEALGLLLVAADTPIDLPPVVIKRFAASQGLSADDSIGELIRAAEDAGGFRIE
- a CDS encoding zinc ribbon domain-containing protein, whose amino-acid sequence is MKSCPRCEASIDDSARFCSQCGAPQNEEAAEELDQYVKRQAKQMAAESGKGSGTGGAGGGGSGDVTAADVFGVAAEELTEREQLWRRGSYVLGYATIVIALTQITNPGAWFLLLGGIAILPPTRRLLGLPVGGTFKREAMAGLYAVLVILGAVLFFVL
- the cheY gene encoding chemotaxis protein CheY, with the protein product MATRVLIADDSEFMRNLLREILEGEFEIVGEAENGVEAVNMYDEHGPDLVMMDIVMPIRDGIEATTEIKGDDPEATVIMCTSVGQEEKMKAAIKAGAEGYITKPFQKPNVLDAIGSAV
- a CDS encoding chemotaxis protein CheC is translated as MRVDVRALGACNRLAERGAERAANALGELTGSDLAVEVTGASVATGEDLAEAFAGRESIGVRVGLDGGLEGAAVLAFDAEQIDGLLSVLPGGASMGRSAVTEVGNIALGGFLDGWANYLGRAIDMTPPRYFEADGAAVLPDGALAGDGVFLFESRLDATGTDLDFSIYMLPDSGPFRDLVVGKTAAAATAGAEGAGGSAGGTSATAVPYESLSTFASLAKRGSANAADNIAMMTGLETTVDVSRLRFVPLADVPSEVGTEPHAGTVFELRGEPSGYLAILFSEESAAAIAEAMLPMEPDEPLGDMAENALCELGNVMTSGFIDGWANVLGTSISHSPPEFVHDIGSATVSPLVASLSRRQDYGFVIDAAIRTEGVQARCDVYALPDERELAAALERLSGT
- a CDS encoding chemotaxis protein CheD, whose translation is MTHLTPSGDGTAPDRGDPPRRVKVGVGDLAVASDGATLTTSGLGSCVAIAIVDPETDTRGLLHAMLPSADGDASRTPRPAKYVDAGLDALLDELASAGASPGRLEARLVGGAEMLDLTAAVGPRNVERARESLERAGIPIVAADVGDAVGRTVRFLSGGDLAVRAADGFERTL
- a CDS encoding flagellin encodes the protein MGVSVSASTAIIVAGMFFAFTAFYPVAANGFDRVTEGERDVHERALERQNTAFSVDSATFNASGNDLLVVNATNEGSVGLVVVDATLVVDNEYVDVAEATTTVDGDGDTDLWLGGETLSIEVDATSLETTVTSDSRVVLVVESGVRSATGVSA
- a CDS encoding flagellar protein G: MASVPVSHLILFVASLVIAAGVVGTVTTGVDRVSSAVEDGSLDATQQLRTDVTVISDPNGGVYNGTENNVTLLVKNTGTQRLAPDGSGVDVVFDGQYVRPDATTGEVVSVDGATAWSRGDVLRLTIDLDVVGVDPAGGTSDHRVYLTVNGDEELFRFRVEA
- a CDS encoding ATPase domain-containing protein is translated as MPRADNLLSLGLGERDRLNKELGGGIPRGSIVLVEGDYGAGKSAMSQRFSYGLVQEGASVTLMSTELTVRGFIDQMHSLEYDVVKPLLNEELLFLHADFDSGGAFSDDDGERKELLKRLMNAEAMWNSDVIFLDTFDAIFRNDPTFEALVRKNEERQAALEIISFFREIISQGKIVVLTVDPSAVDDDAIGPFRSIADVFIQLQMIEVGNDIRRQINVKRFAGMGEQVGDTIGFSVRSGTGIVIESRSVA